In Microlunatus antarcticus, one genomic interval encodes:
- a CDS encoding DUF4352 domain-containing protein, whose product MSRARLVSAILAILLVTVAAVAQRLGDPASAYEVVRAPLEQPVAYGSGQVRVSDVRVGTEVREGDDRTPTQGMFVVVNVAVRATGRDVVTVASSQLRAENGMTYLPAFSGLVKADPGFETARDLVFEVDPARIDDLTLELWDQGLVYRYYQRTQTPLGITADNAGAWVAAGTGRSVVAVRDDVTTGLS is encoded by the coding sequence GTGAGCCGGGCCCGGCTGGTGTCGGCGATCCTGGCCATCCTGCTCGTCACGGTCGCCGCGGTCGCCCAGCGCCTGGGCGACCCCGCCAGCGCGTACGAGGTGGTGCGCGCGCCGCTCGAGCAACCCGTGGCGTACGGGTCGGGGCAGGTCCGGGTGAGCGACGTCCGGGTCGGCACCGAGGTCCGCGAGGGTGACGACCGCACCCCGACGCAGGGGATGTTCGTCGTGGTCAACGTCGCGGTGCGCGCCACCGGCCGCGACGTGGTCACCGTCGCCAGCAGCCAGCTCCGGGCGGAGAACGGCATGACCTACCTGCCGGCGTTCAGCGGGCTCGTCAAGGCGGACCCGGGCTTCGAGACGGCCCGCGACCTCGTGTTCGAGGTCGACCCCGCCCGCATCGACGACCTGACCCTCGAGCTGTGGGACCAGGGGCTCGTCTACCGCTACTACCAGCGCACCCAGACCCCGCTCGGGATCACCGCGGACAACGCCGGAGCGTGGGTCGCGGCGGGCACGGGACGTTCCGTGGTCGCCGTGCGGGACGACGTGACGACGGGTCTGTCGTGA